The genomic stretch GCGGAAGGTCCCGCCCTGGTGGAGCAAACACCTGTGGctcatcttgctggcccacacCTTGCTCCTCCTGCCTGTCTGGGTTGGTAGGTATGTGCGTGGGACTAGAGTGATGGAGGCTGGTATCAAAACGGCTAGGTACAGGACTGTTTCTTTCCCTTGAGCTTGTCATGTCCGTCCAGTCCCTGTTCCTGTCCCCTGGTTCCCAACTCTCTCTTTTGCCCTGTCCTCAGGCAACTGGTTCTGAGCTTCTTAGCGGTTGGCTTTTACAGGATGGGACACTCTCGATTCAGCCCGAGACTTGCGCTACACTGCCGGGGCTATATCTGAGGCCTGTATCTTAGGCTCTTCTGTTTTGGAACCCAGACAAGCCACCTGGCTTTTCTAGACCAGGGCACCCACTGCCCTGCTGGAGATAAGGAATGCAGGTTGGTGACATGAAATGCTGCTCTTGGCTTGGGGCCAGGCATATAGCCTTGTTGTGTACCCTCTGTGGTCCCAGGGCTCTGGGGAAGCTGGAGTGTGACCcagcaggggctggggggggggttgggcttGTGTCTGGCAGGAACAGTGAAGGTTAATGTACACCCAGGGAGGGGCCCCTCTGCCTCATTTCACACAAGCGTTTATTGGGCACTTCCTAATAGCTATGATTCACATGTATGTGGCCTTTTTGCCTGGCTAACCCTGGTACTGCCAGGAGAGCTTGTCAGTGCTCACGGTGACCCCCATAGGCTATGCAGTCATGACTCAGGGTCTGGGAAAAAGTTGAAGTTGCCCAGGTTCTGATGCTTTTCCTTGCAATCTGCAGCTCTCCGTGTACCGAACTCCATCATCTCTTCAGACACCCCCAGCCCAAACATCCAGCTGGGTCAAAAGGCTAGCTTTGGAACGGTCCCCAGGAAAAGCTAGAGACCCCTTTTCTGGAGGAGAGGATGACCCCCTTAACTCCAGGAAGGTCACAAAGGTCAAGACCAAAGGGCACCTTGAATCTGTTTAACTTTATTTACTGTTATTAAGCTCTCACCCTGGGCCACACAGGAAGAGGCATTCGCTCATCTGTGCCCTCATGAGACTCCTCCTCCCAGAAGCCCTGTGCAGCGGCACGCGGTGTgtttatttaagagaaaaaggaaactgaggtacataCTAGAAGGGCAATTCATTCAGACGGGACAAGTAGCCcagagtgggggggggcggcaatTGGAGTCCCAAGCTGTCCTCCAACCCCAACTCAGCTCTTCTCCCCTACCAGCTACCTGGTGGAACCTTCCAACTCATGCCCACCCTGCTAGTCCAGTCTAGGGACCCTTCACAGGATGGTTTTCTTCACATGGGCTCGAGGGCGATCTGGTAAGAGAGGCGGGTGATCATCCGAGCCCAGGAAGATGAGGTCACTTGAGAGAAAGTCTTTCTGATTGCTGGAAGAGTTGGCCCAGTTGGCGTCATTCTCTGGATGTGCAGTGAGCGCGCTCCTTGTGGACACATACTCAGTACACCGCTTCGTCACCAGGTAGGCCAGCTCCACAAAGTTAAGCAGGACGCAGATGACGGCCGTGACCAGCATAAAGACAATGAAGATGTTCTTCTCTGAGGGCTTGGCGACGAAGCAGTCCACTGTGTTGGGACATGGATCCTCATGGCACTTGACCACATAGGGGAGGGTAAATCTGGGGTAGAATGCGTGGTATAGGTAGAGGAAGATAATATCTATGGCGGCCTTGAACAACAGACTACAGACATACGTCCACCAGAGCCCGCCCCGCTTCTTTCCGGGGTTCAGGTAAAGGTGTCCACTGCCAACTTTTTCCTGGAACTTTTTCTCCCGGGCCTTGCGATAGGCCACGTGCATGATGACCAGCAGGGAGGGGCACGTGACCAGGATGAGCTGCAGAGCCCAGAGGCGCACGTGGGACACGGGGAAGAACTGATCGTAGCAGACATTAGTACAGCCGGGCTGCTTGGTGTTGCAGTCAAAATCCTTCTGGTCATCACCCCACACACGCTCGACTGTCACCAGGTACACCAGCACCCGGAAGACAAAgaccagagacagccagatgcgACCAAAAGCTGTGGAGTACTTGTTGACCCCACTCAGGAGCCCCTCGAAGACGCTCCAGTTCATGGCGGATTCAAGGCTTGGCTGCTTCTGCAGGGGAAACAAGGATGGAGTTTCTTGTGTTATGGAGTGCTCAGCCTGGGCACTTCACGGAAGCATGTCATCACGGGACTAGGCACTATTACACCCCCTATTTTACAGCTGAGAGAAACTGAGGGTTCGAGGCATTTATGAAATGACATGACTATTAAACGCAGAGCTGGCATGGAGGCACAGGTGATTAAGACAGAGCAACCCTGCTCATAAAAGTGGGTGGGTGCTGGACGCCAGGAGCCAGTCATCCAGAGCTCCTGAGCCTTGGGCTATTCTCCCTCGACCACCCACCTCCAGGGGAACCTGTTTTCTGTCCTTTGCTGGTAATGTCCAGGCAATTAGGTGCCACTTACTTGAAGGTGGGACACCAGTAATTAGATCCACTTAGGGAGCCAGAGTGCTCTATATACAAGAGGCTTCCTAGAGTAAGCAGGTGGGCCAATATTGTTCCATGGACCCCTGGTCCACAGGAAGGCAAGAGGAGTCGTGCGCGTGCGCAGATAATTCTGCGTTCAAGACAACTTGGCAAGTAGCCGGGTTCAACAAAACTATGTAGGTCTCTTTACTCACCCATGCTAATAAATTAACTCACTTTGTGACTCCCTCAAAGTGGGATGAAGTAGGCAGCGTTGCCAACTCCTCTGACAACAGAGCCCCCTTTCATCAACACAGCTTTGATCATCTTGTTGGGCAGCTTTGGCAAACCCCAGCCTGGAAAATGCTGTTCTGGTGGGTTCTGCTGCGTGACGACGTGACGGACGGAAGGCAAGCTCATCTTTGTTTGAGCAAAAGCATCCCTATGTCTCCACTAGGAAGTCCTCTCGGCCCGAttcggggagggggcggggcggcgggggggaTGATGGGGGTCCACTGCGGCCAAAACACTGTGCCCCCTGGTGTGCACTCTCGGGCCTTATACTCTAAGACTTCGTGATCAGAGTAGGAAGCGACACACTTCATGTGCCCGGCCTGCGTGGAAAGTCACAATTGACCTGACCTCTGAAGGGTCAGCTGCAAAGCCGAGTGTGAGCTCACAGCCAACTCAGATCAGACCTATGCAGTAAGAGGCATTTCGCAAAAACCAATATTATTCCCTTTTTTAGCAAGGAGTGCGGTATTTTTTCTCACTTAGTGGAGGTCAGAAAGCTAGTAAACAGGTTTGGGACCCAGTGGGAGGCAGGCTCCAGAGTCCACTCTGCAAACTATCCAGTTTTGAGTTGGGGCCCTTTCCTCAAGTTTTAGGGAACTGCTCGCTTTCCCATGCATCTCCTGTCTCCCCCTGGGTGACAGCCTCTGGGGGCGCCTCTACTCCGCACCCCATCTGTCTGTATCACTCACCACTTGGCCACGTGGTGGCCTTGCTTTGAGTCAGTGGCTTCTCTGCGCTGTCCCGTCTCAGGTGGGTGGAGCTGGTAGCGTCTTAGGAACACCCGGGGAGGCCTAGCCCTAACCTCAGGGCTCTGCAGGCTCAGGCTCAGTCTGCGGCTGAGCTCCGCCCTGCTCGGTCCCTTTCCCACTCAGCTCCAGGTCCCCAGTTCTGTCATCTCTGCCacttggggagaggaggaagagcccagagcagagggaggggtgcTTTTCCTTCAGCATCAGGAGCCAGGATAGCCCACACGTCCAAGTCgcctccctccagcctcctcagGAGAACTCGTCCCTGTTAGGTGTGCTTTCCCTGTGAGGTGTGCCGAGTCCTGGGCACATCTAAGTAAAGAGGCCTTTACCTGAGCAGCGACTCCTCAGTGTTCGCTAGTACCGCTCCTGGAAGCCAGCAGTTGGGGTTCAGCAAgcatcagaattcatgtcagaatcagGGAAGGGTTTCTGGGAAAGCTCATACTTGGGACAGAGAGGCTGCTGAGCAGACGAGGCGTGTCCTGTTGGCCAGGAGAGGTGTGTGCAGGCgaaggggggtgggaggagctgtGGGCTGCAAAGCCATTGGCTAGGTCCGGGCCTCTCAAAGACTGCCTCCACTGAAGCTCAGGAAGCCTAGGGGTTTCCTCCTCTCCGAGCAAGAATCCCAGCATCTTCTTAGGGGaacgccccaccccccccccccgcgcgcacCCGCTCTTTCATCTTTTCATCCCCAACCTTGTATGGAGGGCCAGAGGCCAGCCCTTGCccctctaaatattttttttccagaattctccagggccagctctttAGAAGTGCTTCTAAAGGTTGATGTCTGtattcccccatctctcccttcctccgtccctccctctttttctctttctcgccctccctcccttcctttctccctccccctctctcttcctccctcccaacctcctccctccttccttccttccctcactcttccctcctcctctcttgcaCCTGAAGCCCACACCTGAGCATACATGTCCTTTATTCCTGTGTCTGGACCTCACTTCCTTGATTTGACTCTCACCCTCTCCGGTTCCTGGTTCCTCCGTCTAATAGttacagcccaggttggcctccaacccCGGATCCTCCCtgttcagcctcttgagtgctgggaatctcaGTTTGGAGACTAATGAACGCTGACTCGCAAGCCGGCCCCCTTTGTAGCTCATGCCTGGATGAAGCGCATCTGCCATACACCTTCTTCTCACATCCTTCCTGTGTTCTGGAGAACTAGACGGCATCTCAGCACCGTGCTCAGAGACATATTAGGCACCAAAAttaaccccccccaaaacaccccaaacaaatgaaaaaacaaaacaggaaagtggAGCATTGGCTGTAGGTCAGTCAGTCCGCTGCTAACCCAGCAAATGGATAGCCCTAGGTGAGATTCCCCACCAaggcataaactgggtgtggtggtgcatgcctgtaattccagcactgggcagttagagacaggaggatgaggaattcaaggtcatcttttctATGtaacaagtctgaggccagcctaggctagacgagactatcataaaaaaaaaaaaaaagtggcataaACATGAGATGGACACGTGTAGGGTTTATAGAATGACATCAGGGGGGAAGGCAGGCTTGGCTCCTGTCAGCCGCGGAGGCAGCACCGGGTAGCTCACTCAGCATCTTCACCAGTCCTTACGAGAACGCAGGACGCGTTGGTGCCTGAGTCTAGATTTTTATACTACACACACATTCTCAGGAACAGGTGAATTCTATGGAATCTTATGTGTGAGGCTCCCCCTGATGGAGAGGGGAGGCTGCTTGGAACCAGTTCCTGCAATGGCTTATGGTATGTGACATAGTAAGCAACTGTGGTGCTTTTGGTGGGTTCTGATTTGGTGACCCAGCTGGTGGCAAGGCCACTGATAGAGAGCAGGGGAATGCAGGAGTTTCTTGAGGAACAAGTGGGAAAGGAGGTGGGAGGGTCCCCAGCAGAGGGGTCTTGGTCCTGGGGAGTTCAGCAGGAGGCTACCTGCTTAATGGGACAGCAGGGGACACTGTCACAGGAATGGGGCCAGGCAGAGGTCTCAGGGGGCACCTGCATTTTAGGGAGCAAGCAAAGGGAGAGGCACCTACGGAGAGGCAACTGGACAGAGAATCGCGGTGAGCAGGGGTGGAGAGAAGCCTCTGAAGGGAAATGCAAAAAATGGAGAGCCTCCGAGCGCCCTAGGACTTGCACCAGCGTGATTTTGATtgtggggtggggacagaaacTGGAGGGTGTGGGTGGAATAAGTGCTGTTGCTCTTTTTTCTCGATGCTGGCAAGGAAATGAGATGAGGCAGGGTTCCAGGTGGAGGGATGAGGCCAAAGAGCATGCAAGGGCACCTGTGACGGGGGTTTCCTCCATCAGGAGGGCTGGAAAGAGATCTGCAGctggtgggggggttggggggagaggaggggagaggggggagccCAGAGGGAGAGCCTTGCACCTGGTCTTGCTTCACAGCCCTCATCATCTCCTTCCCCACCGGCTCTTTCTGGCTTCACCACCTTCCTCAGGTACTCCCTCCCTGCTCAGGTGGCCCTGGTCTTCCTGCTGGGTCACCCCTGCTGGCCTCCTCCCTTGCAGCTGCAGGTGGTATCAACAAGTGGGGTGGATGGGAGGTAAATTGCTTTCTGAGAGATATTTGGTATCTGAGGCTCCTCTGATAAGTAAAGAGGAGGGTATGGGTGCTCTGGCCAATTTTCCACTGCTGACCCCTATAACTCCTGCCCCTAAGGGCAGCAGCTGTGTCTGTTTCATCCACTCAGGATGGGGGAAAAGGTTGGAAATTCAGGAGGCCTGATAACATCAGCTCTGTTTTGGGGCACTTTTGTCCCTGCCATAATACATCAAATGGCCTATATGTACCGTATATTTAGCAGCCTCTTGCTCTAGGCCCCTTCCTAATACAGAAGTCATAGgaaaaatgcatattaaaaaaaaaaaaaaaagatggtcaaGGCCTTCAGAGGCTTCCTAATGCTCTTGAACTAAAAGCCTATCTTGCTAATGTGGCCCATGGCACCCAAACAAccttatttcaatcttctttgttcactttctcctccaccagGCCAGCAGACTCGCTTccccaccccagggcctttgcacatgcttTTCAAGTTGCTTATTTTTTgtcctgccgcccccccccccccccgcgcattccttttctatctcctcttccttttccttctcctcttttttcttcttcttctgagctGGTGCCTGCTCAACTTTGAGACTTCAGTTTAAGCCAGGGAAACCCCTTCTGAAGACCAGATTGGGTCTGGTTCTGTTCCATATTGCCTGGGAACAGGGGACAGTCACGTTTGCTCTTATAGTGTCACCGGCATGCTCAGGTGGTTGgtgtcttccctcttcctttaGATTGACATCTTAAGGAGTTGGGGTCACACTGTTCCACCTCCACCATCATCAGGCACAGCACCCGGAACACAGTAGGTCTGGTAAATGCTGGATGGTCACGAATGAAATTCTTTTTCTCAGGAGGCAAGAAGCAGGCCTTACACACGGGGAGCTGAAGGCTTAGATACGCAGAGAAGGTATTCTGGAACCCAGCTGCCTGAGTTCTCACCATGGTTGTCTTTCTTACTAGCTGGGCAACACTTTGCAAATCCCTAGCCAGGtatggtgctgcacgcctttaatcctagctctcaggaggcagaggtaggaagatgtttgtgagttcgagaccaacctggtccacaaagtgagtccagaaaaccaaaaaacaaacaaataaacaaacaaaaaacaaaaaacaaaaaaacaaaacaaaaaaaaaaaaaagaaaatgaaaacgaAAAGCACTTTGCAAATCCCTTTTTGTGTtataaattgatttattttgtgtacataaTCCCATCCCTAGCCATGCAGCTAGCTGCAGGGAGCAGGAGAGACAGTCTTCCCTAAGCATAAAGCCTTTGCTAGGTCAACCACACCCCAGGCGAAGCCCATGTACCCAAGAATATTTTGGTGTGGTcttgaaggattaaaaaaaaaaaaaaaaagaggacacaaagttaGGTGTGTAGGGAGTTGGGGTGGATCTGGAAACACCTGAGgaagatgaatatgatcaaaacacatgtAGAACTttcaactaataaaaaataaaataataatagtaatttaaagacaaaattattattattattattacttttattattattattactattattattattgtgtgtgtgtgcgttcatgcaaatacatgtgcaccatggtgtgtgtgtggaggtcagaggataactttgcaACATTGGTGTTTCCTCTCACCTATGTAGGTTCCTGGGACTGAGCCCTCAGGCTTTGGGGCAAGGATGTTTGCTTGCCAACCTATCTCGTCAGCCCATCCTTGCAAATGGCTTAGCCTTTCTTGGGCTCAATAACGAGGAAATTACAGCTCTTACCCAATAGGTTTAGTGAGTGGAAAGGTTTAGTGGGTGGAAAGAGACAAAGTGGGTCCAGGGAGCACTGCTTGCTTGTTAGTGAAGCCTACTGCCATCTTCAGAGGGGACAGTCTGGGACAGAGGCTGCATGGATGCTGCCTCCTGTTGTCTTTCCTTAGCCATGGGGTGATGTCATGGACTGAGACGGTCCATGGCAGGGTGAGGTCTGCGATGGGCCCGTGTCTGATCTGTGGGGTTCAAGGAGGAGAGGACTTGAGTAGTTCCAGTGCAGCCCTCCAACGTTGGGGTTGGGGGAGCACGGGATGCCACAGGTCCATACACAGCCCCATTCCTGTCTTGGAGCTGAGTCAGGGAGCCTGAGGAGACCAGGGCCAGTCCCAGCACTGCCTTGACCACAGCAGGcctgctcccctgctcccctgGCCCTGGTATCCTGAGGCTGGCTGCTCACAGAGGTCACATTTCAGATCTCAAGGCAATTTGGCTTCACCTGGACACTTAAGGAGCAGACAAGCTTCATCTGAGATTTCCatgcggggtgggtgggggatagGGCAGCTGTCTCGCAGTAGGGCAGGGGTTAAGGCATGTAAAGTTCCGGAAGGAAGCAGGCAGGAAGCCATGAGAGAGAAGCGGCACTGTGAGGAGAGGTGTGGGACAGATAGGGTCTGATCCGCACAGAGTGGAGTCTCTGAGGCCTAGCTTCTTCTCTGTGGGGtgcagtggaggcaggaaggggggTGTTGGAAGATTCTGGGCAGGGTTTCTGCAGAGCACCCCTTGTCATCCTTAACTTTGTGCTCTGGGGCCAGTGCTGTGGTTTGTGCTTGGGACATTCCGATTTTCCCTCAGGGGCTGCAGGTGGGGACAGATGGCTCCCTCCTATGACTAACAGGACCCACCCCACAAAAAACAGAGGTCTGCTTCTGCTTTGAGCATAGCCTGTGGGGATGGAACCTGGGCTGTGTCCCTTAAGGtctcttctagaagtttctgggCTCCTCAGCTCTGCACATTGGCCGCTGCATGCTTGGTGCCTCTTCTCACAGCCATGATGCCATCCTACAGCTTGCCGGAAATAATCAGATCTTAAactttaaaaggtttattttattttattttattttattattttttttagcacttttgagacagtgtcttgtgtAGCCAGGATGAGAGCCTCAAATTCACGATGTAGCTGAGAgtagctttgaacttctgatcctcctgttcccacctcctgagtactaggtTTTTAGGAGTGAACTCTAACCCCAGCTCAGGTCCGAGTTGTTGACCTTGCTTCACCAGAGGCTGGTATGAGCCATACCTACCCCATATGTTTGTGCATACACTATTCTAGTGACAGGTAGGCAGGACTAGTCTCAGACACGTTGACTTATGGCAGGCATTCAGTTGCTGCCAACAGCTGCAGTGCTTGAAGCTCTCTGAACTTTTTGGGCCTCGCCATTAGCAAATTCTAAAGGCTGCAGGGAGCTTGACTGGAAGGGCTGCTGAGCAATGGAAGTTGGGGACCAGTTCTCCAGCCACCCCACTTTGCCATTGAAGGAAAGTGCCTTGGGGACTGTGCTCTACTGCCCCCTGGAGGTTCCTGGCAGGATTAGGCTCAGTTGCCTATGAAAATCTCTTGGGTCATagctcccttctctgcctcacTTTCCATCTCCCACCTGGTGTTTCCGGGATCACTTCGTGGCTTTGATTACCATGGAGAACCTGTCTGAGTCTGGCTTTAGAGCCAAAGTAAGACACTTCTTGCCTACGCAGTGCAACCACACCATTTCCTCAGGAGCCCTCCTGTCCTGCGTCTCACTGGCTACCACTCCTCATAAGTCTGGCTTTCTAGTTGGACATGtctggcttggcttggcttggaaGGGGACTCCAAACCTAGGGGACCCATCATGCTTTGCTTGGTTCACTGTGACCACTGAACTCATAGGGCTGTACCCGGACACCGTTTGTGGGGCTTCTGAGCCAAGGATAGAGAGGTGGGATTGTCTCCCCCCTTTGTGTCACTTACAACCAAAAATCCTCTGTGTGACCCTGAGTTTGCCTGATGAGGTTGTGTGGTGGATCGATTAAATGTTCACTGATAGCCTTAGCCCTGGGTAAGCCACTCTGTGTACCCCGTTCTGGGTAACCCACTTCTCTCTCCTGTatgttggtggtgatgataaCTACTTTTAGGGATATTGTATGAGTGAAGTGAGATgagaaaaggcaaaggcaggctgtcCTGTGTTGCTGTAACATAATATGCGAGACAGACTGGGTTGTTGATAAAGAATAGAAATGGagctgggccgtggtggcgcactcctgtaatcccagcacttgggaggcagaggcaggcggatcgctgtgagttcgaggccagcctggtctacaaagctagtccaggatagtcaagattacacagagaaaccctgtctcaaaaaaccaaaacaaacaaacaaacaaagtaaaaaaaaacccaaaataatagaAATGGATTTTTCCATAGTTTGCGGGGCAAGTCTAAGGCTAAGGCTTTGCATTTGGTGAGgggctggtctctgcttctgagtgcctTGGGTGCTGTGCTTTCTGGAGGGGAGACCATCTCACGCTTACACAGGATGGgtggaaagacaaaagaaagggagagattcCTTTCATGGTGGCGGATATGATGAGGGTGGAAGGCAGGTGACTCCAGAACCTCTCCAGAGCCCTGTCCCCCACTTCTGCTCCCTTTTGTGACCTTGCAGGTTAAGCGTTAAACCTTCTGACACCTGGATTTGAGAGGACACTTTCAGATCCTAGCAAAGGCTTTGTCCATTCTGAGTGTCAGAGCCAAGCGCAAAGCTCCCCTCTGCCCAGTTGGCTGTGGGAAAGCCAGGGAAGGCAACCCCTCAGATGAAGAGCTCAGTGGCCTATGGATGTTGGAGTGTGGGGGCTGTTGGCCAGCCATAGCCTTGTGACGATGCTAACATGGAAACAGGGTGTAGCttgggaaagtttttttttgttttttcttcctttgagagaGTCAATACTATCAAAGAGCAACTttgacatcaactggggaaactgaggcagggtgtAGCTTGGGTTGGCTGGCTTTActctgcagactttctctgagggcaactttcCAGGCTGGAACTGATTGTTCCTGGCGGTGGCTTCCACTGATAGTGGTGAACTGAGGAGCCAGAATTAAATGGCTTTTGGTGGGCCAGTGCTGATAGCTTCCTGGCGGGGGCTTACAGCTACCATGTAAGttggggctagggctgatggctctTACTGGGGACTTTCCACTGCTAGTGGCAAAGCatctaaaaatgaaaggaaagaagagaaaagaggcaggcacacacacacacacacacacacacacacacacttagcacttgatgaagtaagacagactccaggaAGTAGGTTCCAACAAGCTTCTTCTTCAAGCTCCTCTTAGTTTGTatagtcacatacatacatacatacatacatacatacatacacatttacatattgGGTGGATGGAAACTGATTCCAATaatcttacacacatacatatacacatacacacatctttgcGGATGGAAAATGATTCCAATCCAACCAGCgattgtacatatatacagatatacatttGGTGAGTGGAACAAACTTGGGAGAGCAAGTTCCAACCactttattatttctcccacagcttacaTATCCCAgaaagatctttcaagcagtacaaaaatcacagtgtgcttacattctatttttctttaattgaaagaTTACAATGAGTATATTTAAGGAAAACATGTTCCCCAATTccctcacatgatcaaatatTTTTTCGTATTATGgatgaaaaacaaatatgaaaataagttATTCCCAAGAGCCCATATACATTTGTacctaagcaacttgttataaattagcagagtataagcaagcagggtgatttctcagccagcttttctttactggcaggctgcaatttgcagttacaaaagaaaagaatcaatgatcttaaaaagtaatcttggggtggagagatggctcagaggttaaggaaactgattgttcttccagaggtcctgagttcaattcccagcaaccacatggtggctcaaaaccatctgtaatgtgatctgatgccttccgaccttcaggtgtacatgcaggcagagcactgtatacataataataaataaatctttaaaacaaagtaatcttataaaaatcttaaaagaatcacaaatctaaacttggatgtaaaaaataatcagccatttctacattaaatcctaaaggtgctcatctactcagtaatattttttattaaatcgtatcaggaagctgagggcaaaaataagtataagaaattagTCACCTTGAAGTCCAGCTTCAGTGACAGTCACGTCAGCTGATGCTAATTGGGGTATTGTCTTCCCTCACCAACCTCAAAAAGGCcctagctttactattaagagtgtactttttcttaacaGCGAATTGTTCCCTGAGATTTCCTGCATCAGAGCTattagcaaaaacatctttacctaaccttgctgAACAACCTAGTTTTCTTAAGATTATCtatgtcagagccactagcaaaaatatttttacctaaCCTTGCTGAACAATCTCT from Acomys russatus chromosome 29, mAcoRus1.1, whole genome shotgun sequence encodes the following:
- the Gjb5 gene encoding gap junction beta-5 protein; its protein translation is MNWSVFEGLLSGVNKYSTAFGRIWLSLVFVFRVLVYLVTVERVWGDDQKDFDCNTKQPGCTNVCYDQFFPVSHVRLWALQLILVTCPSLLVIMHVAYRKAREKKFQEKVGSGHLYLNPGKKRGGLWWTYVCSLLFKAAIDIIFLYLYHAFYPRFTLPYVVKCHEDPCPNTVDCFVAKPSEKNIFIVFMLVTAVICVLLNFVELAYLVTKRCTEYVSTRSALTAHPENDANWANSSSNQKDFLSSDLIFLGSDDHPPLLPDRPRAHVKKTIL